A single Lolium perenne isolate Kyuss_39 chromosome 6, Kyuss_2.0, whole genome shotgun sequence DNA region contains:
- the LOC139832299 gene encoding uncharacterized protein, which produces MPGNNGTALTVHGSFSRSDNCDREFQKIASKFGVREELNAIDAITDHTQPPADNRNTRPDKFDITKEAKKHQAQPISGACKLASESRLAIQIQAVSKCFFGVPGGQVLWYFISARGIEANPLNIKAVLDMEPPRSLQQVQQLAGPLAALSRFIAKLGEKALPFYQLMKKSEKFEWTAEAQDAFDKLKKVLSTTPVLVTPRDKEPMLLYIAATVQVVSSVLVVEREEEGRVHGVQRPVYYLSEVLTPAKQRYPHHQKLAYAVWRAARKLRHYFAEQPIVVISEAPLKNILTNPEATCRVSQWAIELAPHDITYVNRTAIKSQILPDFLVDWIQSQISAAPDMSGSWKMYFDGSKRSSGAGAGVVLISPQGDKMRYVLRMNFLLPTNNEAEYEALLHGMRMAKACGATRLDIYGDLNLVVQQSMNLCDAISDNMIAYRQMYQSMEAKFEGCELKHIGRASNEEADALANIGSTCSPIPDGVFYEVITQRSIKVQTLAAPEISATDAGATSREAAEDVITGSNQQVLLLEPLWTEPFLAYLMEQRLSDDPVEAKRIVRRSKAYTVVDGDLYK; this is translated from the exons atgccaggcaacaatgggACAGCTTTAACTGTTCACGGGAGTTTTTCTCGTTCTGATAACTGCGATAGGgaatttcagaagatcgcctccaagTTTGGAGTCAGGGAGGAGCTCAATGCAATCGATGCAATCACTGATCATACACAACCACCTGCTGATAATCGAAACACCAGACCCGACAAGTTCGACATCACGAAGGAAGCAAAGAAGCATCAA GCGCAACCTATCAGCggtgcatgcaagcttgcctcgGAGAGCAGATTGGCC ATACAAATTCAAGCTGTCAGCAAGTGtttcttcggggtgccaggagGCCAAGTACTTTGGTATTTTATTTCAGCAAGAGGAATAGAAGCAAATCCCTTAAACATTAAAGCTGTTCTTGATATGGAGCCACCCAGAAGTCTAcagcaagtgcagcagttggcaggaccTTTGGCAGCTCTTAGTAGGTTCATTGCAAAACTAGGAGAAAAGGCCTTACCATTCTACCaactgatgaaaaaatctgaaaaattcgagtggacagCAGAAGCGCAAGACGCCTTCGACAAACTGAAAAAGGTCCTGTCGACCACTCCAGTTCTCGTAACACCAAGGGATAAGGAGCCAATGCTACTTTATATAGCTGCAACTGTTCAAGTCGTCAGCTCCGTCCTCGTCGTCGAACGtgaagaagaaggaagagtacATGGCGTGCAACGCCCCGTTTATTACCTCAGTGAGGTCCTCACACCCGCGAAGCAGCGATACCCTCAccatcagaagctggcatatgcagtatggagggCAGCACGGAAATTACGGCATTACTTTGCAGAACAGCCAATTGTTGTCATCTCAGAAGCCCCATTGAAAAACATACTCACCAATCCAGAAGCGACATGCAGGGTatctcaatgggctatcgagtTAGCACCGCACGATATTACCTACGTCAATCGAACAGCAATCAAATCCCAGATCCTCCccgatttcttggttgattggatCCAGTCGCAAATCTCAGCAGCACCCGATATGTCGGGTTCATGGAAAATGTACTTTGACGGGTCTAAGCGCAGTTCAGGTGCAGGAGCGGGAGTAGTGTTAATCTCGCCACAAGGAGACAAAATGAGATATGTTCTAAGGATGAACTTTTTGTTACCAACAAATAATGAAGCAGAGTACGAAGCATTACTACACGGTATGCGTATGGCCAAGGCATGTGGAGCTACTCGTTTAGATATTTACGGAGATTTGAACCTCGTagtacagcagtcgatgaatCTGTGTGATGCTATTAGTGACAACATGATAGCCTATCGCCAGATGTACCAGTCAATGGAAGCTAAATTCGAAGGCTGCGAGTTAAAACATATTGGCAgggccagcaacgaggaagccgatgcTCTGGCTAATATCGGTTCCACATGTTCTCCTATACCAGATGGAGTCTTCTATGAAGTCATCACTCAAAGGTCTATCAAAGTACAAACTTTGGCAGCTCCAGAAATATCGGCTACTGACGCAGGGGCTACGTCCCGTGAAGCTGCCGAAGATGTCATTACTGGATCTAACCAGCAAGTCCTTCTCCTTGAACCTTTATGGACTGAACCTTTCTTGGCATACCTGATGGAGCAAAGGTTATCGGATGATCCAGTAGAAGCAAAACGCATCGTGCGCCGGTCTAAAGCATACACCGTGGTCGATGGCGACCTCTACAAATGA